A part of Fibrobacter sp. genomic DNA contains:
- the dtd gene encoding D-aminoacyl-tRNA deacylase, giving the protein MKFLIQRVTEAKVEIDGETVGQIGKGYMVLIGVGEEDTREVADRLIRKMMNLRIFADENGKTNLSIKDVNGELLLVSQFTLYANCNKGNRPTFNGAGNPMMANELYEYIIAECRKEVGNVQTGRFGADMQVSLVNDGPFTIMLE; this is encoded by the coding sequence ATGAAGTTCTTGATTCAAAGAGTTACTGAAGCTAAAGTGGAAATTGATGGCGAAACCGTTGGCCAGATTGGTAAGGGCTACATGGTGCTTATCGGTGTGGGCGAGGAAGATACTCGCGAAGTTGCCGACCGCCTTATCCGCAAGATGATGAACCTCCGCATTTTTGCCGATGAAAACGGAAAGACCAACCTCTCCATCAAGGATGTAAACGGCGAACTTTTGCTGGTTTCCCAGTTCACCCTTTATGCAAACTGCAACAAGGGCAATCGCCCCACATTCAATGGTGCGGGCAATCCGATGATGGCCAACGAACTTTATGAATACATCATTGCAGAATGTCGTAAGGAAGTTGGTAATGTGCAGACCGGTCGCTTTGGCGCCGATATGCAGGTGAGCCTTGTGAACGATGGCCCTTTCACCATTATGCTTGAATAA
- the asd gene encoding archaetidylserine decarboxylase (Phosphatidylserine decarboxylase is synthesized as a single chain precursor. Generation of the pyruvoyl active site from a Ser is coupled to cleavage of a Gly-Ser bond between the larger (beta) and smaller (alpha chains). It is an integral membrane protein.), which produces MNTAFYVFMKLLPKNAASRAFGVVTRLRLPVISKLARNWFCSYYKLDMEESEYPLEHYANIGELFIRRLKTGKRPIADSEIVSPVDGVLSQTATFDGKQELIQAKGKTYTLKDLLRDEEMAARFEGGAFATIYLAPFNYHRIHSPVKGHVIDASYCPGTLWPVNVGSVERVEGLFCINERLTSHIRLEDGSELLVVKVGATNVGRIGVAYTNDLLTNAGKLPKDCKRYDWQPKETIMVEKGGELGRFEMGSTVILVVDKKIRERNPELFKNRVGQAVKVGEAL; this is translated from the coding sequence ATGAATACTGCTTTTTATGTTTTTATGAAGCTCTTGCCGAAGAATGCTGCTAGCCGTGCCTTCGGTGTGGTGACTCGTCTTCGTCTTCCGGTAATTTCCAAGTTGGCCCGTAACTGGTTCTGCAGCTACTACAAGTTGGATATGGAAGAATCTGAATATCCGCTGGAACATTACGCAAACATCGGTGAACTTTTCATCCGTCGTTTGAAGACCGGCAAGCGCCCCATTGCTGATTCTGAAATAGTAAGCCCTGTGGATGGTGTGCTTTCCCAGACTGCAACATTCGATGGCAAACAGGAGTTGATCCAGGCCAAGGGCAAGACTTATACTCTTAAGGATTTGCTTCGTGATGAAGAAATGGCTGCCCGTTTTGAAGGTGGTGCTTTCGCTACCATTTATTTGGCACCTTTCAACTACCATCGCATTCATAGCCCCGTGAAGGGCCATGTGATTGACGCAAGTTATTGCCCGGGTACCTTGTGGCCGGTGAACGTAGGTAGCGTGGAACGTGTAGAAGGTTTGTTCTGCATTAATGAGCGCCTTACTAGCCACATCCGTTTGGAAGATGGTTCTGAACTTCTGGTGGTAAAGGTTGGTGCTACTAACGTGGGCCGTATTGGTGTGGCCTATACCAACGATCTGTTGACCAATGCCGGCAAGCTCCCCAAGGATTGCAAGCGCTATGATTGGCAGCCCAAGGAAACCATTATGGTTGAAAAGGGTGGCGAACTTGGCCGCTTTGAAATGGGCAGTACCGTGATTCTCGTGGTAGATAAGAAAATCCGCGAACGCAATCCGGAATTGTTCAAGAACCGCGTAGGCCAGGCTGTGAAGGTGGGCGAGGCCCTCTAG
- a CDS encoding asparaginase, which yields MAKKKVVILATGGTIAGVGKPGENLGYTSGQIAGADLVAAVPEIADYADVTVEQVCNVNSDDMTSEIWLKLARRIDELEADAVVITHGTDTMDETAYFLSLTLRTDMPVVLTGSMRPATAKDPDGPANLLGAVRAAVGFVVDDEPTENNVWVYFGGELFDARRVQKCSASQLQPMDIDDMPASKDPLFFDVSDLQELPKVNVVYFGVDSDPRILEYAASVSEGVVVAGAGAGEFSLKWAASLARVMESMPLPVVVSSRINHGTVTLNTSLAPDAIAAGKLPPQKAAILLRLALAQTNSISKIRKIFARA from the coding sequence ATGGCAAAGAAGAAAGTTGTGATTTTGGCTACTGGCGGAACGATTGCCGGAGTGGGTAAGCCAGGAGAAAACCTTGGCTATACCTCGGGACAGATTGCTGGCGCTGATTTAGTTGCCGCAGTCCCGGAAATTGCGGATTATGCCGATGTGACTGTGGAACAGGTTTGCAATGTGAATTCCGATGATATGACTTCGGAAATCTGGCTGAAGTTGGCCCGACGAATTGACGAACTTGAGGCGGATGCGGTTGTGATTACCCATGGAACCGATACCATGGATGAGACTGCCTACTTCTTGAGCCTTACGTTGCGAACAGACATGCCTGTGGTACTGACGGGCTCCATGAGGCCGGCGACGGCGAAGGATCCTGACGGGCCTGCGAACTTGCTTGGTGCGGTGAGGGCCGCTGTGGGCTTTGTTGTAGATGACGAACCTACGGAAAATAATGTATGGGTGTATTTCGGCGGAGAATTGTTCGATGCCCGACGCGTCCAGAAGTGCAGCGCCAGCCAGTTGCAGCCGATGGATATTGACGATATGCCTGCGTCAAAGGACCCGCTTTTCTTTGACGTTAGCGATCTTCAGGAACTGCCCAAGGTGAATGTGGTTTATTTTGGTGTGGATTCCGACCCGCGAATTCTTGAATACGCCGCCAGCGTCTCCGAAGGTGTCGTTGTCGCCGGAGCCGGCGCAGGTGAATTCAGCTTGAAGTGGGCGGCAAGCCTTGCCCGCGTCATGGAAAGCATGCCCTTGCCTGTGGTTGTCAGCTCCCGCATCAATCACGGTACCGTAACGCTGAACACAAGCCTTGCTCCCGACGCCATCGCGGCAGGAAAACTCCCGCCCCAGAAGGCTGCAATCCTCTTGCGCCTCGCCTTGGCGCAGACGAACAGCATTTCAAAGATCCGCAAGATATTCGCCCGCGCCTAG